GGTCCAGAACCCCGATTGCGAAGGCAGCTGACTAGGCTGTTACTGACGCTGAGGCACGACAGCGTGGGGAGCGAACAGGATTAGATACCCTGGTAGTCCACGCCGTAAACGATGGATACTCGCTGCGGGCTAAAGATTGTCCGTGGCTTAGGGAAACCGATAAGTATCCCACCTGGGGAGTACGCTCGCAAGAGTGAAACTCAAAGGAATTGACGGGGGCCCGCACAAGTGGTGGAGCATGTGGTTTAATTCGATGATACGCGAGGAACCTTACCTAGGCTAGAATGCGCGTGACCGGCTCAGAGATGAGCCTTTCCTTCGGGACACAAAGCAAGGTGCTGCATGGCCGTCGTCAGCTCGTGCCGTGAGGTGTTGGGTTAAGTCCCGCAACGAGCGCAACCCCTATGGTTAGTTGCCAGCACGTAATGGTGGGGACTCTAGCCAGACTGCCTGCGCAAGCAGTGAGGAAGGCGGGGACGACGTCAGGTCATCATGGCCCTTACGCCTAGGGCGACACACGTGCTACAATGGACGGTACAGCGGGTAGCTACTGGGCGACCAGATGCCAATCTCGAAAAGCCGTTCTCAGTTCGGATCGGAGTCTGCAACTCGACTCCGTGAAGCTGGAATCACTAGTAATCGCGCATCAGCCATGGCGCGGTGAATACGTTCCCGGGCCTTGTACACACCGCCCGTCAAGCCATGAAAGTCTGGTAGACCTGAAGCTGGTGCTCCGCAACGAAGCCAGTTAGGGTAGAACAGGTAATTAGGGCTAAGTCGTAACAAGGTAGCCGTACCGGAAGGTGCGGCTGGATCACCTCCTTTCTGGAGCAGTTCGACTCGTGAGTTTACTAAATGTTACGTGGTGCTATACTACGCGTCTTTTCCATCATTCAAATAATAAAGCTTGGTATGTTGGGCTTGTAGCTCAGGTGGTTAGAGCGCTACACTGATAATGTAGAGGTCCCTGGTTCGAGTCCAGGCAGGCCCACTCTGCCATCATAATACTAAGTAAGACTTTGGTTTAGCTTGAAGCAGTTCAGCTATTCCGCATTTATCATCAAGTGGATGATAAACGTTCTTTGACGTAAGGGAAAACAAGAGAGAGAAGTACAAAGCGGGCTGTTAGTCACAGACTAGCAGCAGTTCTTCTACACGTCGAGTGTAGAGAATCGCAAGCGAGAAGTAAGTAAGAGCACACGGGGGATGCCTAGGGTCTCAGAGGCGAAGAAGGACGCGATAAGCTGCGATAAGCTCGGGGGAGGGGCACATACCCGTTATATCCCGAGATGTCCGAATGGGGCAACCCCACTGGTTGAAGACCAGTGACTCTTCTTTTCGGAGAAGAGGGCAAACGTTGGGAACTGAAACATCTCAGTACCGACAGGAACAGAAAATAACAATGATTCCCCAAGTAGTGGCGAGCGAACGGGGAGGAGCCCAAACCAGGGCGGTTACGGCCGCTCTGGGGTTGTAGGACCACGCCATGTGATTAAATCGAGTTAGCTGAAGTGTGTGGGAAAACACGCCAGAGACGGTGAGAGCCCGGTAAGCGACAATTCTGATTTACGCTAGTGGTATCCTGAGTAGGGCGGGGCCGGAGAAACCCCGTCTGAATCCAGCGGCACCATCCGCTAAGGCTACATACTCCTGAGACACCGATAGTGAACCAGTACCGTGAGGGAAAGGTGAAAAGAACCGCGGATAGCGGAGTGAAAAGAACCTGAAACCGTGTGCTTACAAGCAGTTAGAGGACTTTTGTAGTCTGATAGCGTGCCTTTTGCATAATGAGCCTACGAGTTACTCCTCCCTGGCAAGGTTAAGCGCTTGAAGGCGCGCAGCCGCAGCGAAAGCGAGTCTGAACAGGGCGCGTAGTCAGGGGGGTAGACGCGAAACCTAGTGAGCTACCCTTGAGCAGGATGAAGGAGCGGTAACACGCTGTGGAGGTCCGAACCAGTTTCCGTTGAAAAGGATTTGGATGACTTGAGGGTAGGGGTGAAAGGCCAATCAAACTAGGAAATAGCTCGTACTCCCCGAAATGTATTGAGGTACAGCGTCGTGGTTAGGTTTGTTGGAGGTAGAGCTACCAATAGGACTAGGGGGTGTCAGAGCCTACCGAATCCTGATGAACTCCGAATGCCAGCAAATTCATACACGGCAGTGAGGCCTGGGGTGCTAAGGTCCCCGGCCGAGAGGGAAAGAACCCAGACCCGCCGCTAAGGTCCCTAAGTTCTAGCTAAGTTGAACAAAGGAGGTCCAGTTGCTTTGACAGCCAGGAGGTTGGCTTGGAAGCAGCCATTCCTTTAAAGAGTGCGTAACAGCTCACTGGTCGAGCGACCGGGCATCGATAATACGCGGGCATCAAGCTAGGCACCGAAGCGCGGGATTTACACTTTGTGTAAGTGGTAGGGGAGCATTCTGGTTGCGGAGAAGCCGTCCTGTCAGGGCATGGTGGAGCGTCCAGAAAAGCACATGTAGGCATGAGTAACGATAAAATAGGTGCGAAACCTATTCGCCGATAGACTAAGGTTTCCAATTCAACGCTAATCGGAATTGGGTTAGGCGGGACCTAAGGGAGAGCCGAGAGGTGTACCCGATGGCAAGCCAGTTGATATTCTGGCCCCCGGACTAGGAAGTGATGCAGGGACGCAGGAATGAAAGCAGCGCGAGCGGACGGAAGTGCTCGTTAAAGCCCGTACCTAATGACAGAGTAGTGAAGTACGCTCAGTTAGGGGAAAGGTGATAGTACCACACGGCCTTCGGGCCACGTGGATAGTCTGCCTAAGGACTGCCAAGAAAAGCTGCTAAACGTTGTATCCTAGCTCGGCCCGTACCGCAAACCGACACAGGTAGTCAAGGAGAGTATCCTGAGGCGCTCGAGTGAATCACGGCCAAGGAACTCGGCAAAATGGTCCTGTAACTTCGGGAGAAGGGACGCTTCCTCTAGTAATAGAGAAGCCGCAGTGAAAAGACCCAAGCGACTGTTTAACAAAAACACATGGCTTTGCTAACGCGTAAGCGGACGTATAAGGCCTGACACCTGCCCGGTGCTGGAAGGTTAAGAGGGGAGCTTAGTCGCAAGGCGAAGGCTTGAATCGAAGCCCCAGTAAACGGCGGCCGTAACTATAACGGTCCTAAGGTAGCGAAATTCCTTGTCGGGTAAGTTCCGACCTGCACGAATGGTGTAACGATTTGGGTGCTGTCTCAGCCGTGAGCTCGGTGAAATTGTAGTCTCGGTGAAGATGCCGAGTACCCGCCACGGGACGGAAAGACCCCGTGCACCTTTACTATAGGTTGCCATTGGTGATGGGTTCAGTATGTGTAGCATAGGCGGGAGGCGTCGAAGCGGGGGCGCTAGCTCTCGTGGAGCCAACGTTGAAATACCGCCCTTACTGTGCCTGTTGCCTAACTCTAGGTTTCTTAGAGAACAGTGGCTGCTGGGTAGTTTGACTGGGGTGGTCGCCTCCAAAAGAGTATCGGAGGCTTTCAAAGGTCCGCTCAGTACGCTTGGTAACCGTACGTAGAGCGCAATAGTAGAAGCGGGCTTGACTGTGAGACTGACTAGTCGAGCAGGGTCGAAAGACGGATATAGTGATCCGGTGGTTCCGCATGGAAGGGCCATCGCTCAAAGGATAAAAGGTACGCCGGGGATAACAGGCTGATCTCCCCCAAGAGCTCATATCGACGGGGAGGTTTGGCACCTCGATGTCGGCTCGTCACGTCCTGGGGCTGGAGAAGGTCCCAAGGGTTCGGCTGTTCGCCGATTAAAGTGGCACGCGAGCTGGGTTCAGAACGTCGTGAGACAGTTCGGTCCCTATCTGTGGTGGGCGTTGGATGATTGAGAGGACCTGACTTTAGTACGAGAGGACCGAGTTGGACCAGCCGCTGGTGCGCCGGTTGTCCCGCCAGGGGCAGCGCCGGGTAGCTACGCTGGGAGCAGATAAGCGCTGAAAGCATCTAAGTGCGAAACTCACCTCCAGATGAGTCATCCCAATGAAAGGTTCGTGGTAGACGACCACGTCAATAGGCCGCAGGTGTAAAGCTGGAAACAGCACAGCTGAGCGGTACTAAGGAACCGAGAACTTACGCTTGGCCCACTCAGTCTTTCTACTTCTTTCTCTTTTCCCTTATGTCAACGGTATTGCTGCCTGTCCCTGAACCCGACAGGCAACGCCAGCAATGGTGGCTTTAGCCCGGGTGTTCACCTCTTCCCATTCCGAACAGAGTCGTTAAGCCCCGGTGCGCCTATGGTACTGCCTTCACCGGTGGGAGAGTCGGTCGCCGCCAACTTTATAACCCAAGCCCTGCTTACCCCGCTTTCCCCAGCGCGTAAGCAGGGCTTTTGCGTGTGTACCCTTTACTACAGCCCGCCCTGGCTGTAGGCTTCCCCGATTAGAGTTTAAACTCTGCCAGTAAAAGTATTAATGTGTTATTTATTATTTCTCTATAAGAGAATATACATTGATTGAGGGCTAGAATGCGATTTTGTGGGCCACACTTTAAGCGTACTACAGTAATTTGTCTAGTCAGTTCCCCCTTCACGAAGCTATACTATAATTGATTAAACAGCTGATTGTTAAATAGATATTTTGCCTTGGTTTGCTACTTGGTATAATTGCATTACCTGATTCTGCGCGTTTGCATGAATAGAATGGGTAGTTTTGTCGTTATCGCATGGAGTACTAGTGCGAGTGAGCGTACAAAAAATGCAGTTATTATATCCAGGCTTTTTGTGGGGGCTGCTAGCAGCAGGAGTACCTGTGGTAATCCATTTGCTGCAGCTGCGACGACCGCAACGGGTGCTTTTTACCAATACGGGTTTTATTCGTGAGGTTGAGTTGACTACTATGCGTCGGCGACGGCTGCAAGAGTTGCTAGTGTTGCTGGCGCGAGTAGCGGCCATCGTGTTTCTGGTACTACTGTTTTGTCAGCCTTTTCTGCCGGTTGGCAATAGTGCAGCTCGGGTGACTAATGCAACTGTTGGGGTATTGATTGATAATTCGGGCAGTATGCAGGCAGCCGGGCTATCGCAGTCTAAACTGGTGCAGGAGGCAACTGCCGGGGCTGCGGCGTTAGGTAAAAGCTACGGCGCAGGGACCCACTTCAGACTGCTAGGACAGCAGGGAGGCAGCTTGAGCGAAGCAGCCTATCTATTGTCACTTAATCAAGAGGCGACGAACAGTGCAGTGAGCTGGGGGGATGCAAAAGTGCGCGATGCCTTGCAGGATGAGCAGCAGGGGCCGCTCTATTTATTCAGCGATTTTCAAAAAAACGAGGCTGCACCGGCTATCTGGCAGCACATACGGCATAAGGGTGAGGTCGTGCTCGTGCCGCAGGTAGCCCAGCCAGCCGGCAATATTTATGTTGACAGTGTGTGGCTGAACGATGCTTTTGTACGGACCGGTACGGCTATCGGATTGCACATACGACTACGCAATGGCGGAGCAGTGGCAGTAACCGACTGCCCTGTGAAGGTGTTTCTCGGTATACGCCAGGTCGCTGCCTTCCGGGTAACAGTAGGAGCAGGGCAGGCCAGCGAGACTACGGCGCAGGTTCAGCTAGCGGATAGTAAGCTAACGCTGGGGCAGGTGATAACGGGAGACGCTTCGGTGAGTTTTGACAATACTTATTACTTTACCGTACAGCCTGCAGCGGCTATTCGAATACTGGAGATAGGACCGGAGGCGGCTACTCAACAGGCTTATGCCGCGGAGCCGCTGTTTACCTACACATTTGCCAAGCCGCAGAAACTGAATTTTGAGGATATGCGGCGGGCCAATCTAGTGCTGCTGCGCGAAGTGCCTCAGGTGGATGCCGGCTTGCGGGAGGCCATGCTAAATGTAGTGCGCCGGGGTGGAAGCGTGGTGATAGTGCCACCGGCTGATGTAGCGGCGCATACTTCTTACCACGAGTTGTTTAAGGCATTAGGAGTGGGAGGTGAGCAGTGGGAAGCTCCTGCTGTGGGTGTACCAGTACGGCAGGAGGTTGCTATGCCCAGTCCGCACGACCCGTTTTTCAGAGATGTATTTGGAGCGCAGCCTCGGAGCGTGGTGATGCCGCAAGTGGCGCCCGTGCTACGAATAGGGCGAGCAGGCACTGATATCCTGCGGCTGCGCGACGGTGAGGGCTACCTAACCGAGTTTGGCAATGGGGCAGGCCGGACTTATGTATTCGCAGCGCCATTTGCAAAAGAGTACTCCGACTTTCCTGCGCACTCGCTCTTTGTGCCGGTACTGTATCGGCTCGCGATGCTTAGCTATCACAGCGACCAACAGCCAGCCTATCGGCTTAGTACGCCGGCGGTGGCGCTGACGGTGCCGCCCTCGGCAACCGGCGCTGGCAACGGCGAAACAAGCTATCGCCTGGTGCATGACAGCCTCACGTACATTCCGACACAGCGCATGCAGGGCGGGCAGCTGCACCTAGAAGTGCCGGCTGGCCTGCGTGCACCGGGATTTTATGAGCTGAGGAAGAATGGACAAGCTGTTACGACCTTGGCTTTTAACGCGGCCAAGCGGGAATCGGAGCTTGCGGCTTACTCAGCCACTGAGCTTCGCCAGCTGCTGGGTTCTACCCATCCGAACGTACATGTGCTGGAGGATGGTGCAAAGCCCGAAGTCTTAGCGCGTTATCGTGCCGAGCAGATGAGCCGGCCTTTGTGGCGCTACTGCCTGCTACTGGTGCTGGCTGCTTTATTGGCAGAAGGACTCCTGTTGCGCTTTGGGCGACCACGGGCGGCCAAGGTAGCAGTGGCCTAGCTCAAAGCAGGTAGCCCGTACAGCGAGTTGTATCTTGCGGGTCGATTTGTAGTATATGCAGCCAGAAGATTCGATAAGCAGAAAGGAAGCCGCTACTGATGCTGCGGGATTGGTCCGGCGTCTGGCGCTGCGCTTTGGGGTAGGGGCTGGTATAGCGTGCGCCGCCTGGCTCTTGTTTTTGCAGCTATCCGGCAACAATGCCCTGGGACCTAAGCAGCTACTGGGTGAGCTGCTGGTGCCTATGTTCGCCGCTGGTAGCCAATGGGTGTTGCGTCGCAAGCTCGCGCCCGAAAAACCGGGTGTAGGCCGGTCGCTGGCAGTAGGTGGACTGACGGTGCTCCTGGCGGCTACGATTGCCGCGGCCAGCATGTGGAGCCTGGCGCATGGGGCGGGCGAGCCGGCGCTGGCGCGTAATAGGGCTGAGCAGATAGAGATAGTACGGGTGCAGCAGGAAATGCGGGCAAAGGAGAAGCGCAACCAACAGTTTGAGCAGGATGAGCTGCGGCAGGCGGCAACAATATCGGTGGCTACGCTGGCCCGCGGAACATTTGCCTATGTATTAATTCTGGGGATGCTGGGCGGAGTGCCAAGTGGGTTATTTTTGCGCAAGTGAGTCATCAGCTTTTCACTTTTCCCTCTTTCCCATGCAAACGGCTACTCCTTCCGCTTCTACTTCCTCAGTAGCGCTACGCTATGGCCTGCTAACAGGCTTGGTTGGCATTATTTACATGTTTGTAACGTTTGCTACCGGCCAGGAGTCTAATCAACCAGTAAGTTGGTTTAGTCTTGTCATTCCAATTACCGGAGTATACCTGGCGCACAAAGCATTTAAGCAGCTCAACGGGGGCTTTATGTCTTATGGGCAGGGAGTAGGTATTGGCGTGCTGCTATCGGTGGTAAGCGGCGTGCTATCATCGGTTTTTAACTATGTTTATCGGACGATTATCGACCCGGATGTGACCACCCGAACCGTTGAGGCAGCCCGTGCTAAAATGGAAGCCGCTGGTACTATGAGCGATGCGCAGATAGACCAGGCAATGGCAATGGCCAGCAAGTTCTCATCGGGGCCTATTATGCTGATAATCGGCCTGGTGGTTTCAGTACTGTTTGGCTTACTTACCTCGTTGGTGATAGCTGCTATCACCAAAAACCCGAAACCCGAATTTGAATAAGCCAGCTGTTAGCTTTCCGGTGGAGCTATCCATCGTTATTCCCCTGCTTAATGAGGCCGAGTCGCTGCCCGAGCTTACGCGCTGGATTGCGCGCGTGCTTACAGCGAGGGGGCTTTCGTACGAAATTATTCTTATCGACGACGGCTCGACCGACGACTCGTGGACGGTAATTGAGGCACTGGCCGGGCAGGATATGGCGCTGCGCGGTATCCGCTTCAATCGCAACTATGGTAAGTCGGCGGCGCTCAATGTGGGGTTTGAGGCTGCACGCGGCCGGGTGGTGTGCACCATGGACGCCGACCTGCAGGACTCGCCCGAGGAGCTGCCCGAGCTGTACCGCATGATTACTGAGGACCACTACGACCTGGTGAGCGGCTGGAAGCAAAAGCGGTTTGACCCGCTCTCGAAAACCATTCCGACCAAGCTGTTTAACGGCGCGACGCGGGCTATTTCGGGCATTCAGCTGCACGATTTCAACTGTGGGCTAAAGGCCTATGACCAGCGCGTGGTGAAGGCCATTGAAGTATACGGCGAAATGCACCGCTACATTCCGGTGATAGCCAAGTGGAACGGCTTTCGCAAAATTGGCGAAAAGGTGGTGCAGCATCAGGAGCGCAAGTATGGCGTGACCAAGTTCGGCCTGGAGCGTTTTATATATGGTTTTCTCGATTTAGCCAGTATCACGTTCGTGAGCCGGTTTCGGCGGCGGCCCATGCACTTTTTTGGAACGCTGGGCTCGCTTTCGTTTTTTGTGGGAATGCTGCTGACGCTGTGGCTGACGGGCGAGAAAGTGTGGCTGTCGCTGCACAACCTGCGCGCGCGCAACGTAACCGAGCAGCCGCTGTTTTTTCTGTCGCTGGTGGCCGTAATTATTGGCGTACAGCTGTTTTTAGCTGGTTTTCTGGCGGAAATGGTGCAGCTTAACGGCCCCCGTCGCAACGATTACCTGGTGCGCGAAACGCTACGATGAAAGTTGTGATTATCGGCCCGGCTTATCCGCTGCGCGGCGGACTGGCAACGTACAATGAGCGGCTCGCGCGGGCATTTAAGCAAGCCGGCGATGAGGTGCGAATCGTCACGTTTTCACTGCAATACCCTGGTTTTCTGTTTCCGGGGCAAACGCAGCTCAGCACTGAAGCGGGGCCGACTGATTTGGCGATTGAAGTCAGCCTGAACTCGATGAACCCGCTTTCGTGGCTGGCAGTGGGGCGGCGGCTACGGCGCGAGCGTCCCGATTTGGTAGTATTTCGGTTTTGGCTGCCGTTTATGGGGCCGGCGCTGGGCACGGTGGCGCGGCTGGTGCGCGGCAATGGCCACACCCGCGTAGTAGCGATTACCGACAACGTGATTCCGCACGAGAAGCGGCCGGGCGATGGCCCGCTGATGCGCTATTTTCTGAGTGCCTGCGATGGTTTCGTGACCATGAGCCGGAGTGTGCTGGCCGATTTGCAGCGCCTGGGTTTTGGCAGCAAGCCGGCGCTGTACCGGCCTCACCCGCTCTACGACAACTTTGGGCCGCCCAGGCCAAAGGCCGAAGCAGTGAAGGCCCTGGGACTAGCTACGGAGTTTGCCTATATCTTGTTTTTCGGCTTTATCAGGGCCTATAAGGGGCTGGACATTCTGCTCGAAGCGCTGGCCGATGCGCGGGTGGCCGCCTTGCCGGTGAAGCTCATTATTGCCGGCGAGTTTTACGAGGAGGCCGCGCCGTACGAGCAGCTTATTCAGCAATACGGGCTGGAAAACCGACTGGTGCGGGCCACCGACTTTATCCCGAATGAGCGCGTAGCCGATTATTTCTGCGCCGCCGATATGGTGATGCAGCCTTACAAAAATGCTACTCAAAGCGGTGTGTCGCAGGTAGCCTATCACTTTGGCCGCCCTATGCTGGTGACCGACGTGGGTGGGCTGGCCGAGCTGATACCGGCCGGCGTAGTAGGCTACGTGGTGCCACCTACGCCCAGCGCCATTGCCGATGCCCTGGCCGATTTTTATGAAAACAACCGGGAAGAAGCCTTTGCGGCCGGCGTGCGGCAGGAAGCTAAGAAATTCTCGTGGGAGGTGATGGTAGCGGCGCTGAAGGAAGTAGCGCGGGCTTTGTAGTCCGGGCTACCTCTTTTAGCGTAGTTTCCAAGTTGTTGTGCCGGCCGCCCCAAGCCCTACACCGGCTGGAAAATTGCGCTATATGCCCGTTGTGTACGAAAGTCTGCGCTACTGCGGCACGCTTTCCGCTACGGCCTGAAATACCTTCTCAGCCGGCAGGTCTTCCATGCAGCTAGTGCCCAGGCGGCAGGTGCCGCGGTAGAAGCATACACATTGCTTGTCAGGGCCTACGATTTGGCCGCGGCCGTAGAGGTCAAATTCGTGGGGGTTGAAGATATTGTTCATCAGGATGGTCGGTTTGCGCAGCGCAATGCTGATGTGCATCCCCATTGTTACCTGCGTCACGATGCCGGCCATCTGGTTCATGAGGTTGATAAAACGGGGCAGGGGGAAGGTGCCCAGGTAAGCCGCGCCGGTAGCTGCTTGCAGCTCCAGGTTGCGCGGGTGCTCGGCTTCGCCGCCCAGCAGCACCGGCGCGTAGCCGGCCGCCTGCAGCTTATGGATAAGCTGAATCCACTTTTCGGTGCTCCAGAGGCGGGTAGTCCAGCGGTCGCCGCAGCCGGTATTGAGGCCAATGCGGGGGCCGGCACTGGCGGGTGGGAGGGCCGACCAGTCGTAGCCTTTGTCGTCGTGGGTATCGAACACGTACTCCTCGCCCCGAAAATCGAAGCCGCAAAGCTCAAATATCTCTTGCACGTAGGGCTTGGTATTGCCCAGGCTGAGCTGGTCGAACACGCCGGTGAGGTACTTGTGGTCGGCTAGCGCGTTGATAGGCCAGGGCACGCCGTCGTAGGGCCGGAGGGTGTAGCCAAACTTAGTTTCGGCCTGCACATTCAGCAGCAACGCGGCGGCCTCTTTTTCCTTGTCAAGGTTGATGGCAATATCGAAGCGCCGGGCCTGCAGGTGCAGCGAACTGGCATAATCGAACTTCAAAATCTCCTCGATTTCCTGCTGCGGCAAAATAGCCGGCGTAAGCGTGAGCCAGGTAATATAGCAGTCGGGATATTCTTGCCGCAGCCGCCGCAGCAGCGGCGTAGTCCGAATGACATCACCAATAGCCCCGAGCTTGATAAGCAGAATCCGCTTGCCAACGGGCGCATACACGGGGCAGTCGCCGCACATATAGCCGTGCTCTTTATTAGGGCGGCAGGGCAGGTCGCCGCGAAAATGGCGGCAGTCGGGGCAAACGGGGATATCGTGAAGAAGCTCGGGCACGCGAAGGGCAGGCTGGATGAAAAGATAAAAGTAGCGGCTTGTAGCTTACCCAAGCCACAAGCCACAAAGCAGCTGAAGTGCCCTACCTGCCCACGTAGCCGCCGGGCGTCAGCGCCCGCAGCTCAGCTTTCACGCGTTCGGGCACGTCCAGCTCTTCTACAAAGTCGGCGATGGTAGCGGCCGAAATAGCGCCGCCGGTACGGGTGAGCTGCTTGAGCGCATTGTACGGGTCGGGGTAGTTTTCGCGGCGCAGGATGGTCTGAATGGGCTCGGCCAGCACGGCCCAGTTGGCATCGAGGTCACGGGCCAGCGCGCTTTCGTCGAGGGCCAGCTTACCCAGTCCGCGGGCAATGGCCCCGAGCGCGATGAGCAGGTGGCCCAGCGGCACGCCCAGGTTGCGCAGCACCGTAGAGTCGGTGAGGTCGCGCTGCAGGCGGGAGATGGGCAGCTTGGCGGCAAAGTGCTCGAGCAGGGCGTTGGCAATGCCCAGGTTACCTTCCGCATTTTCAAAGTCAATGGGGTTGACCTTGTGCGGCATAGCCGATGAGCCGACTTCGCCGGCTTTCAATGTCTGCTTAAAATAGCCCAGCGAGATATACTGCCACACGTCGCGGCACAGGTCGATGAGGATGGTATTGAGGCGCTTCCAGCCGTCGCAAAAAGCGGCCAGGTTGTCGTAGGGCTCAATCTGGGTGGTGGGGAAAGTGCGGTGCAGCCCCAAGGTATTCTCCACAAACCCCTGGGCAAAAGCGTGCCAGTCGATGGCCGGGTAGGCCACAAAATGCGCGTTGAAGCCGCCGGTGGCCCCCCCAAACTTGGCCGCGTAGGGCACTTGGCTCAGCAAGGCCAGCTGCCCGTCGAGCCGGGCCACAAACACCGCCAGCTCTTTACCCAGGCGGGTAGGGGAGGCCGGTTGGCCGTGGGTGCGGGCCAGCATGGGCACGGCGTCCCAGCCGTCGGCGAGGTCGGCCAGCTGCGTGCGCACCTGCCCGAAGCGGGGCAGCAGCACCTGCTGCATGGCGTCCAGCAGGCTGAGCGGAATGGCCGTGTTGTTAACATCCTGCGAGGTCAGGCCGAAATGGATGAACTCCAGGTAGCTGCCCAGGCTCAGCTTGGTAAATTCATCGCGCAGGTAATACTCCACGGCTTTTACATCGTGGTTAGTGACGGCCTCATGGGCCTTAATGGCCTGCGCCTGCGCTTCGGTAAACTGCTCGTAGAGGCGGCGTAAAGCCGGAA
The sequence above is drawn from the Hymenobacter baengnokdamensis genome and encodes:
- a CDS encoding DUF4199 domain-containing protein; this translates as MQPEDSISRKEAATDAAGLVRRLALRFGVGAGIACAAWLLFLQLSGNNALGPKQLLGELLVPMFAAGSQWVLRRKLAPEKPGVGRSLAVGGLTVLLAATIAAASMWSLAHGAGEPALARNRAEQIEIVRVQQEMRAKEKRNQQFEQDELRQAATISVATLARGTFAYVLILGMLGGVPSGLFLRK
- a CDS encoding DUF4199 domain-containing protein, translated to MQTATPSASTSSVALRYGLLTGLVGIIYMFVTFATGQESNQPVSWFSLVIPITGVYLAHKAFKQLNGGFMSYGQGVGIGVLLSVVSGVLSSVFNYVYRTIIDPDVTTRTVEAARAKMEAAGTMSDAQIDQAMAMASKFSSGPIMLIIGLVVSVLFGLLTSLVIAAITKNPKPEFE
- a CDS encoding glycosyltransferase family 2 protein, whose protein sequence is MELSIVIPLLNEAESLPELTRWIARVLTARGLSYEIILIDDGSTDDSWTVIEALAGQDMALRGIRFNRNYGKSAALNVGFEAARGRVVCTMDADLQDSPEELPELYRMITEDHYDLVSGWKQKRFDPLSKTIPTKLFNGATRAISGIQLHDFNCGLKAYDQRVVKAIEVYGEMHRYIPVIAKWNGFRKIGEKVVQHQERKYGVTKFGLERFIYGFLDLASITFVSRFRRRPMHFFGTLGSLSFFVGMLLTLWLTGEKVWLSLHNLRARNVTEQPLFFLSLVAVIIGVQLFLAGFLAEMVQLNGPRRNDYLVRETLR
- a CDS encoding glycosyltransferase; its protein translation is MKVVIIGPAYPLRGGLATYNERLARAFKQAGDEVRIVTFSLQYPGFLFPGQTQLSTEAGPTDLAIEVSLNSMNPLSWLAVGRRLRRERPDLVVFRFWLPFMGPALGTVARLVRGNGHTRVVAITDNVIPHEKRPGDGPLMRYFLSACDGFVTMSRSVLADLQRLGFGSKPALYRPHPLYDNFGPPRPKAEAVKALGLATEFAYILFFGFIRAYKGLDILLEALADARVAALPVKLIIAGEFYEEAAPYEQLIQQYGLENRLVRATDFIPNERVADYFCAADMVMQPYKNATQSGVSQVAYHFGRPMLVTDVGGLAELIPAGVVGYVVPPTPSAIADALADFYENNREEAFAAGVRQEAKKFSWEVMVAALKEVARAL
- a CDS encoding glycosyltransferase family 9 protein encodes the protein MPELLHDIPVCPDCRHFRGDLPCRPNKEHGYMCGDCPVYAPVGKRILLIKLGAIGDVIRTTPLLRRLRQEYPDCYITWLTLTPAILPQQEIEEILKFDYASSLHLQARRFDIAINLDKEKEAAALLLNVQAETKFGYTLRPYDGVPWPINALADHKYLTGVFDQLSLGNTKPYVQEIFELCGFDFRGEEYVFDTHDDKGYDWSALPPASAGPRIGLNTGCGDRWTTRLWSTEKWIQLIHKLQAAGYAPVLLGGEAEHPRNLELQAATGAAYLGTFPLPRFINLMNQMAGIVTQVTMGMHISIALRKPTILMNNIFNPHEFDLYGRGQIVGPDKQCVCFYRGTCRLGTSCMEDLPAEKVFQAVAESVPQ
- the purB gene encoding adenylosuccinate lyase, encoding MLSPLTALSPLDGRYQRQTATLSPYFSELALMRYRVRIEVEYFIALCELPLPQLAAVPASVFPALRRLYEQFTEAQAQAIKAHEAVTNHDVKAVEYYLRDEFTKLSLGSYLEFIHFGLTSQDVNNTAIPLSLLDAMQQVLLPRFGQVRTQLADLADGWDAVPMLARTHGQPASPTRLGKELAVFVARLDGQLALLSQVPYAAKFGGATGGFNAHFVAYPAIDWHAFAQGFVENTLGLHRTFPTTQIEPYDNLAAFCDGWKRLNTILIDLCRDVWQYISLGYFKQTLKAGEVGSSAMPHKVNPIDFENAEGNLGIANALLEHFAAKLPISRLQRDLTDSTVLRNLGVPLGHLLIALGAIARGLGKLALDESALARDLDANWAVLAEPIQTILRRENYPDPYNALKQLTRTGGAISAATIADFVEELDVPERVKAELRALTPGGYVGR